A genomic segment from Tachypleus tridentatus isolate NWPU-2018 unplaced genomic scaffold, ASM421037v1 Hic_cluster_2, whole genome shotgun sequence encodes:
- the LOC143242602 gene encoding uncharacterized protein LOC143242602, whose translation MYLITLFITTFINACACDDDAILFPDSVDISGNPSTFNGLKIPESLLIKMSTAKNFTQFVNEFLIDVPYIFERRKDVSVPATPATCEPYLDIVELPKSSDPLLVSWPPCTRLKRCSGCATSSLLTCVPTKTKTVSLKVVKAKYSEAASGKFSFMKQETIKMEEHEKCSFKCRVKATDCNNQQNYNEDECRCVCKNHHMSGSCHKDQIWDSDVCECKCRNYSECSTGLYFNTRTCRCEASSF comes from the exons ATGTATCTCATAACTTTGTTTATCACCACCTTCATCAACGCTTGCGCATGCGACGACGACGCCATTTTGTTTCCAGATTCAGTTGACATATCCGGAAATCCATCAACATTTAACGGTTTAAAG ATTCCAGAATCGTTACTCATCAAGATGAGCACTGCGAAGAACTTTACTCAGTTCGTGAATGAATTTTTGATAGACGTTCCTTACATCTTTG AAAGACGTAAGGACGTAAGCGTGCCGG ctacTCCGGCAACTTGCGAACCATACCTTGACATAGTGGAGCTTCCTAAGTCTTCTGACCCGTTGCTTGTGTCATGGCCTCCATGCACGAGACTTAAAAGATGTAGTGGTTGTGCTACCAGCTCCTTACTCACTTGCGTTCCTACGAAGACTAAAACAGTATCATTAAAG GTAGTCAAGGCTAAATATTCTGAAGCAGCGAGTGGAAAGTTTAGTTTCATGAAGCAGGAAACAATTAAGATGGAAGAGCACGAGAAATGTTCGTTTAAATGTAGAGTGAAAGCTACAGACTGTAACAACCAACAGAATTATAATGAAGATGAATGTCGTTGCGTGTGTAAAAATCATCACATGTCTGGCAGTTGTCATAAGGACCAAATCTGGGACTCTGACGTCTGCGAGTGCAAATGTAGGAACTACTCTGAGTGTTCAACTGGACTCTATTTTAACACACGGACTTGCAG